A genomic window from Lactobacillus sp. ESL0677 includes:
- a CDS encoding aspartate kinase produces MKVVKFGGSSLADGPHFEKIIKIITADPERKVIVTSAPGKRDKNDYKITDLLIEYAHRTLANQSLSAIQEQIWQRYAEIGNHFSVPSEELTRLKQILLDLPKKEYQTDDYLLAIFKAHGEILNAHLLTLILQKLNLNAHFAGSEELGIKVTDNPQAAMILPDTYDNLARYHLPTGYLIVPGFYGLTKQKQIATFSRGGSDITGAVLARGFHADVYENFTDVDAIYAANPAIVAHPRAINKMTYREMRELSYAGFSVFHDEAILPAIAANIPINVKNTNHPRLKGTMIVPTKNFQPVNVITGVATATHFSALYLHRYLLNKEVGFTLKLLQIFYKYHISYEHMPSGIDDLTVIFDNRQFTAGVREKMCQEIRTELQPDSLEWIDDYAIIMVVGEGMRNKVGVMAKIIEPLAARNIGVHMINQGASRISIMLGTKRKDAPAAVRQIYNNFFTQKAKE; encoded by the coding sequence ATGAAAGTAGTTAAGTTTGGCGGCAGTTCATTAGCAGATGGCCCACATTTTGAAAAAATTATTAAGATTATTACCGCAGATCCAGAGCGCAAAGTCATTGTGACTTCGGCACCAGGCAAGCGGGACAAAAATGATTATAAAATAACAGATTTACTAATAGAATACGCGCATAGAACGCTGGCTAATCAAAGTTTGTCTGCTATTCAGGAGCAAATTTGGCAACGCTATGCCGAAATCGGCAATCATTTTTCCGTGCCAAGTGAAGAATTGACAAGACTAAAGCAAATTTTATTGGACTTACCAAAAAAAGAATACCAAACTGATGATTATTTATTAGCAATTTTTAAAGCACATGGTGAAATCTTAAATGCACACTTATTAACGCTAATATTACAAAAATTAAACTTAAATGCACATTTTGCTGGTAGTGAAGAATTGGGGATTAAAGTGACAGATAATCCTCAAGCGGCCATGATTTTACCGGACACTTATGACAATTTAGCGCGGTATCATCTGCCAACTGGCTATCTAATTGTGCCGGGCTTTTATGGCTTAACGAAGCAAAAACAAATTGCTACGTTTTCTCGTGGTGGCTCGGATATTACTGGTGCTGTTTTAGCTCGCGGCTTTCATGCGGATGTGTACGAAAACTTTACCGATGTTGACGCAATTTATGCGGCTAACCCGGCAATTGTTGCGCATCCAAGGGCGATTAACAAAATGACTTATCGCGAAATGCGAGAACTATCATACGCGGGCTTTTCTGTTTTTCACGATGAAGCGATTTTACCGGCAATTGCGGCTAATATTCCGATTAATGTTAAAAATACTAACCATCCTCGTCTTAAGGGAACAATGATTGTTCCGACAAAGAACTTTCAACCAGTCAACGTGATCACGGGAGTAGCGACTGCAACCCACTTTTCGGCACTTTACTTACACCGATATTTGTTAAACAAAGAGGTGGGTTTTACCCTAAAATTGCTGCAAATTTTTTATAAATATCACATTTCATACGAGCATATGCCGTCAGGAATTGATGACTTGACAGTGATTTTTGATAATCGCCAATTTACCGCTGGTGTTCGCGAAAAGATGTGTCAGGAAATTCGGACGGAATTGCAACCGGATAGTCTGGAATGGATTGATGATTATGCCATTATCATGGTGGTCGGCGAAGGAATGCGGAACAAAGTTGGCGTGATGGCTAAAATCATTGAGCCACTTGCAGCCCGAAATATTGGTGTTCACATGATTAACCAGGGGGCATCACGAATTTCAATTATGCTGGGAACTAAACGTAAGGATGCTCCAGCAGCTGTTAGACAAATTTATAATAATTTTTTCACACAGAAAGCAAAAGAATAA